A region from the Aegilops tauschii subsp. strangulata cultivar AL8/78 chromosome 5, Aet v6.0, whole genome shotgun sequence genome encodes:
- the LOC109766507 gene encoding putative disease resistance protein At3g14460 isoform X1 — protein MEGATEWLAQTILGTLSIPQLQAWIRRQGLGHDIQLLESEVEMVDMVCAAVRDRAAGNKPLARLEGALYDADDLVDELDYHRLLDLNLDSPPATASLVVGRNDTAVQSAHAGMLVQSSTADSPGNGLSQHDDIYGAVVVDNNKDNKSRTDGDIRSRQRAKTRSAVWQYFEVSEADEFERPAKAKCVKCGSELNCGSKYGTSGLKRHIRTEACGKKKEAAEQALIPSSSTGGTGNGETVALGDSRHTKRKRMDDESTHATKAKTQFWNKVEYSHRIRVITRLLQGISRVLSKVLKLHGTGFVASSNQYPSKTSNQHLRTSSVVPRKVYGRVAEKDYIINFMREYKPDGLYVLPIVGSAGIGKTTLAQLVYNDPTMAERFDQRIWVSVSNNFDEVRLSKEILDCVSQQTHEGLCSFSKLQEVLKMHITSKRILLIFDDVWDDFNLCRWSQLLAPLQSNTKGTVILLTTRNLSVAQTVCTVEPFKLCDLAYEEFWSLFKSCAFGDENYGSNQNLSSIGLRIAEKLKGNPLAAVTVGGLLRMNLTIDHWNNILKNEDWKSLQLNGGIMTSLKRSYDQLPYHLQQCFLFCSIFPERYQFLDEELVQIWISMGYVKCDNSSKRLEEKGMDYLADLVNLGFFEQVEREDTYPGSQTCYVICGLMHDFARVVSRTECATIDGLQCCEMLPTIRHLSVVSDPGYSTDQHASIPSNKKSEKNMFAGCTSLWKLRTLVFIGQYDMFFFKSSPDIFQGAHNLRLLQISAAPAGLNPLLCSLVNLKHLRYLDIKAADGLGALPQILSKFCHLEVLHVGSYTNPTMPVRIDHIFRLRHLVTEEEAYSSIANIGNLTSLQELPNFVVQTSSGYEIRQLQSMKELVQLGVSQLENVKTREEAYGAGLRDKNHLEKLHLSWKGASPDDEYDSDLSSGNDWLSVEVLEGLQPPTNLKHLQISGYSGQLFPTWLADSISVTSLQTLHIESCGKLEIFPSLVQLPFLRTLKLMAMISVTEVSFPSLEELVLIQMPKLVRCSCISTLDLSSNLRFLHIKRCPALKIFPLFEVSQKFIIKQKSWLPSIRELIIHGCPNLLVPRPLPPSITISKLSIVDVPTLPRIEVSSGDTLTIGSRSEGYDNFDSSSDMMTVLDREILAFHNLRGLRYLRIDGCQNLVYISFTELVQLISLKSLEICCCRKLFSSKVMPEHTREDVTAADRKPLPSLVTLRIKCCGIVGKWLSLMLGYVLALAELLLEDCPGITQLAIEEEENIQSYCTSVPVDSSSGGLNDTFFTSSAQDGLLSLPPNLMSSLKRMSIRECPRLVFCGNNKGLSRFTCLEKLTIWGCPGLLSSLVDKDGNDDEMNGRWLLPKSLVELEIRGDSPEMLQPCFPENVSCLKKMEVWFSPSLRSLQLRTCMALEELIIVNCRSLAALESLQLLDSLRHFKVFRSPGMLPCLENLSLCPGLERLVIDDPSVFTVSICKQLTSLQRLELEKCEFVTRLTEQQERGLQLLTSLQELEFRDCHDLKYLPGALHRLPSLKKLKINGCLGISRLPEQGLPLSLQELDISNCSKVFNDHCKSLAAGKLKVKIVGNTETV, from the exons ATGGAGGGGGCGACTGAGTGGCTGGCGCAGACCATCCTGGGAACCCTGTCCATCCCGCAGCTGCAGGCGTGGATTCGCCGGCAGGGGCTTGGCCATGACATCCAGCTGCTCGAGTCGGAGGTCGAGATGGTGGACATGGTGTGCGCTGCCGTCAGGGACAGGGCCGCCGGGAACAAGCCGCTCGCCCGCCTCGAGGGCGCGCTCTACGACGCCGACGACTTGGTGGACGAGCTTGACTACCACCGCCTCCTTGACCTCAACCTTGACAGCCCGCCCGCTACAGCTTCATTAG TCGTCGGGCGCAACGACACGGCAGTACAATCTGCACACGCCGGCATGTTGGTCCAATCCTCTACTGCAGATTCGCCGG GTAATGGCTTGAGTCAGCATGATGACATATATGGGGCAGTGGTGGTGGATAATAACAAGGATAACAAGTCAAGGACAGATGGAGATATACGGAGTAGGCAGCGTGCCAAGACTCGATCTGCTGTATGGCAATACTTTGAGGTCTCGGAAGCAGATGAATTCGAAAGGCCCGCGAAAGCTAAATGCGTGAAATGTGGCTCAGAGCTCAACTGTGGATCCAAATACGGGACATCAGGCTTGAAACGCCATATCCGTACTGAGGCTTGTGGCAAGAAGAAAGAAGCAGCTGAGCAGGCGCTTATTCCTTCAAG CAGCACTGGTGGTACAGGAAATGGTGAAACTGTTGCACTTGGTGATTCACGCCACACAAAAAGGAAGAGAATGGATGACGAGTCAACACACGCGACCAAAGCTAAAACACAATTTTGGAACAAGGTTGAATATTCGCATAGGATACGAGTAATAACTCGCCTGTTACAAGGCATATCAAGGGTTCTGAGTAAGGTTCTCAAGTTACATGGAACAGGCTTTGTTGCAAGCTCAAATCAGTATCCAAGTAAAACATCGAATCAACACCTACGAACATCAAGTGTTGTTCCAAGGAAAGTTTATGGAAGAGTTGCAGAGAAGGACTACATCATAAATTTCATGAGAGAATACAAACCCGATGGTCTATATGTTCTTCCTATTGTAGGCAGTGCAGGAATTGGGAAGACTACTCTTGCTCAGCTTGTATACAATGATCCAACCATGGCAGAGCGCTTTGACCAAAGGATATGGGTTTCGGTGTCTAACAACTTCGATGAAGTGAGACTCTCAAAAGAGATCTTAGATTGTGTCTCTCAGCAAACACATGAAGGACTATGCAGCTTTTCCAAGCTTCAGGAGGTCTTGAAGATGCATATCACATCAAAGAGGATTCTGCTTATTTTTGATGATGTCTGGGATGACTTCAACCTCTGCAGATGGAGCCAACTATTAGCTCCTTTGCAGTCTAACACTAAGGGCACTGTGATTCTTTTGACAACTCGAAACTTGTCTGTTGCACAAACTGTCTGTACAGTTGAACCATTCAAGTTATGTGATTTAGCATATGAGGAATTTTGGTCATTATTTAAATCATGTGCATTTGGTGATGAGAACTATGGCAGCAATCAAAATCTAAGCAGCATTGGACTGCGAATAGCAGAGAAGTTAAAGGGAAACCCATTAGCAGCTGTAACAGTAGGCGGGCTATTAAGGATGAACCTTACCATTGATCACTGGAATAACATTCTGAAGAACGAAGATTGGAAATCTCTGCAACTAAATGGAGGCATAATGACTTCTTTGAAGCGTAGCTATGATCAGCTCCCCTACCATTTACAACAATGCTTCTTATTTTGTTCTATATTCCCCGAGAGGTATCAGTTCCTTGATGAGGAATTGGTCCAAATTTGGATTTCAATGGGATATGTGAAGTGTGACAATTCAAGTAAGAGGCTTGAGGAGAAAGGAATGGACTATTTGGCTGATCTTGTGAACTTGGGCTTCTTTGAGCAAGTTGAAAGAGAAGACACCTATCCAGGTAGTCAAACTTGCTATGTTATTTGCGGTCTTATGCATGATTTTGCGAGGGTTGTCTCAAGAACTGAGTGTGCAACTATAGATGGCCTGCAGTGCTGTGAGATGCTGCCAACTATACGCCATTTGTCAGTAGTAAGTGATCCTGGATATAGCACAGATCAACATGCAAGCATACCTAGCAATAAGAAGTCTGAGAAGAACATGTTCGCCGGATGTACATCGCTGTGGAAATTGAGGACATTGGTATTCATTGGGCAGTATGACATGTTCTTCTTCAAATCCTCTCCAGATATATTCCAAGGGGCACATAATTTGCGCCTGCTGCAAATTTCTGCAGCACCTGCTGGTTTAAACCCTTTACTGTGCAGTTTGGTGAATTTGAAACATCTTCGCTACTTAGACATCAAAGCTGCTGATGGGCTTGGGGCTTTGCCTCAAATTTTGAGCAAGTTTTGCCATCTTGAAGTATTACATGTTGGCTCATACACCAATCCTACTATGCCTGTCAGGATTGACCATATTTTCAGGTTGCGGCATCTTGTTACAGAAGAGGAGGCATACTCTTCCATTGCTAACATTGGTAACCTGACTTCTCTTCAGGAGCTACCCAATTTTGTGGTTCAAACTTCCAGTGGCTATGAGATAAGACAACTCCAGTCCATGAAAGAGCTTGTACAACTTGGGGTGTCTCAACTTGAAAATGTTAAAACTCGAGAGGAGGCTTACGGGGCAGGACTCAGAGACAAAAACCACTTGGAAAAACTGCACTTGTCCTGGAAAGGTGCCTCGCCAGATGATGAATATGATAGTGACCTGAGCTCTGGTAATGATTGGTTGTCAGTAGAGGTTCTTGAGGGCCTTCAACCACCCACTAACCTAAAGCATCTGCAGATATCTGGGTACAGTGGGCAACTCTTCCCAACTTGGCTTGCCGACAGTATCTCAGTTACTTCTTTGCAGACTCTTCATATAGAGAGTTGTGGAAAATTGGAAATATTTCCTTCTCTTGTACAGCTTCCGTTTCTCAGAACGTTGAAGTTGATGGCAATGATTAGTGTTACAGAAGTATCATTTCCTTCGTTGGAGGAGCTGGTATTAATTCAAATGCCAAAGTTGGTTCGGTGTTCCTGCATTTCCACTCTGGACTTGAGCTCCAATTTAAGGTTTCTGCACATCAAGAGGTGTCCTGCACTGAAGATATTTCCTCTATTTGAGGTTTCCCAGAAATTTATAATCAAGCAGAAATCTTGGTTGCCCAGTATTAGGGAACTCATTATCCATGGATGTCCTAACTTATTGGTGCCACGTCCCCTTCCTCCTTCAATTACCATTTCCAAACTATCCATCGTCGATGTCCCAACACTCCCAAGGATAGAGGTGTCATCTGGTGACACACTAACAATTGGATCCAGGAGTGAGGGCTATGATAATTTTGATAGTTCTTCGGACATGATGACTGTACTGGATCGTGAAATTTTGGCATTCCACAACCTGAGGGGCCTCAGATACTTGCGTATAGACGGCTGCCAAAATCTAGTGTATATTTCATTCACAgaattagtgcaacttatttCTTTAAAGAGTTTGGAAATATGCTGCTGTCGAAAACTTTTCTCCTCAAAAGTTATGCCAGAGCATACCCGTGAAGATGTGACAGCTGCAGATCGCAAGCCCCTCCCATCTCTTGTCACTCTCAGAATTAAGTGTTGTGGAATAGTAGGGAAGTGGCTGTCTTTGATGCTGGGATATGTGCTGGCCCTAGCAGAATTGCTTTTAGAGGATTGTCCAGGAATAACACAGTTAGCGATAGAAGAGGAAGAAAACATTCAATCTTATTGTACCTCAGTTCCAGTGGATTCATCATCAGGAGGTTTAAATGACACATTTTTTACAAGCTCTGCTCAAGATGGACTCTTAAGCCTTCCACCGAATCTCATGTCCTCTCTCAAGAGGATGTCGATTCGGGAGTGCCCTCGTCTAGTATTTTGCGGGAACAACAAAGGCTTGTCTAGATTTACCTGCCTTGAGAAGCTAACAATCTGGGGATGCCCCGGGCTGCTCTCATCTTTGGTGGATAAAGATGGAAATGATGATGAGATGAACGGAAGATGGCTCCTGCCGAAATCACTTGTAGAACTTGAGATCCGTGGTGATTCACCAGAAATGCTGCAGCCCTGTTTTCCAGAGAATGTGAGCTGCCTCAAAAAAATGGAGGTGTGGTTCAGCCCAAGTCTGAGATCTCTACAGCTGCGTACCTGCATGGCACTGGAAGAGTTGATAATTGTAAACTGTAGATCACTCGCTGCACTAGAGAGCTTGCAATTGCTTGACAGCCTTAGGCATTTCAAAGTATTCAGATCCCCTGGCATGCTTCCATGTTTGGAGAATTTGTCTTTATGCCCTGGACTAGAAAGGCTTGTGATTGATGACCCTTCTGTCTTTACTGTGTCAATCTGCAAGCAACTCACCTCCCTCCAACGCCTAGAACTTGAAAAATGTGAATTTGTGACCAGACTAACAGAGCAGCAAGAGAGAGGGCTTCAGCTCCTGACATCCTTGCAAGAGCTGGAATTCCGGGATTGCCATGATCTCAAATATCTCCCAGGGGCATTGCACCGGCTTCCTTCGCTCAAGAAGTTGAAGATCAATGGTTGTTTGGGAATCTCAAGGCTGCCTGAACAGGGCCTTCCACTCTCGCTGCAGGAACTGGATATCAGCAACTGCAGCAAGGTGTTTAATGATCACTGCAAGTCTCTAGCAGCAGGGAAGCTAAAGGTCAAAATTGTTGGAAATACAGAAACTGTTTAA
- the LOC109766507 gene encoding putative disease resistance protein At3g14460 isoform X2: protein MEGATEWLAQTILGTLSIPQLQAWIRRQGLGHDIQLLESEVEMVDMVCAAVRDRAAGNKPLARLEGALYDADDLVDELDYHRLLDLNLDSPPATASLVVGRNDTAVQSAHAGMLVQSSTADSPGNGLSQHDDIYGAVVVDNNKDNKSRTDGDIRSRQRAKTRSAVWQYFEVSEADEFERPAKAKCVKCGSELNCGSKYGTSGLKRHIRTEACGKKKEAAEQALIPSSTGGTGNGETVALGDSRHTKRKRMDDESTHATKAKTQFWNKVEYSHRIRVITRLLQGISRVLSKVLKLHGTGFVASSNQYPSKTSNQHLRTSSVVPRKVYGRVAEKDYIINFMREYKPDGLYVLPIVGSAGIGKTTLAQLVYNDPTMAERFDQRIWVSVSNNFDEVRLSKEILDCVSQQTHEGLCSFSKLQEVLKMHITSKRILLIFDDVWDDFNLCRWSQLLAPLQSNTKGTVILLTTRNLSVAQTVCTVEPFKLCDLAYEEFWSLFKSCAFGDENYGSNQNLSSIGLRIAEKLKGNPLAAVTVGGLLRMNLTIDHWNNILKNEDWKSLQLNGGIMTSLKRSYDQLPYHLQQCFLFCSIFPERYQFLDEELVQIWISMGYVKCDNSSKRLEEKGMDYLADLVNLGFFEQVEREDTYPGSQTCYVICGLMHDFARVVSRTECATIDGLQCCEMLPTIRHLSVVSDPGYSTDQHASIPSNKKSEKNMFAGCTSLWKLRTLVFIGQYDMFFFKSSPDIFQGAHNLRLLQISAAPAGLNPLLCSLVNLKHLRYLDIKAADGLGALPQILSKFCHLEVLHVGSYTNPTMPVRIDHIFRLRHLVTEEEAYSSIANIGNLTSLQELPNFVVQTSSGYEIRQLQSMKELVQLGVSQLENVKTREEAYGAGLRDKNHLEKLHLSWKGASPDDEYDSDLSSGNDWLSVEVLEGLQPPTNLKHLQISGYSGQLFPTWLADSISVTSLQTLHIESCGKLEIFPSLVQLPFLRTLKLMAMISVTEVSFPSLEELVLIQMPKLVRCSCISTLDLSSNLRFLHIKRCPALKIFPLFEVSQKFIIKQKSWLPSIRELIIHGCPNLLVPRPLPPSITISKLSIVDVPTLPRIEVSSGDTLTIGSRSEGYDNFDSSSDMMTVLDREILAFHNLRGLRYLRIDGCQNLVYISFTELVQLISLKSLEICCCRKLFSSKVMPEHTREDVTAADRKPLPSLVTLRIKCCGIVGKWLSLMLGYVLALAELLLEDCPGITQLAIEEEENIQSYCTSVPVDSSSGGLNDTFFTSSAQDGLLSLPPNLMSSLKRMSIRECPRLVFCGNNKGLSRFTCLEKLTIWGCPGLLSSLVDKDGNDDEMNGRWLLPKSLVELEIRGDSPEMLQPCFPENVSCLKKMEVWFSPSLRSLQLRTCMALEELIIVNCRSLAALESLQLLDSLRHFKVFRSPGMLPCLENLSLCPGLERLVIDDPSVFTVSICKQLTSLQRLELEKCEFVTRLTEQQERGLQLLTSLQELEFRDCHDLKYLPGALHRLPSLKKLKINGCLGISRLPEQGLPLSLQELDISNCSKVFNDHCKSLAAGKLKVKIVGNTETV, encoded by the exons ATGGAGGGGGCGACTGAGTGGCTGGCGCAGACCATCCTGGGAACCCTGTCCATCCCGCAGCTGCAGGCGTGGATTCGCCGGCAGGGGCTTGGCCATGACATCCAGCTGCTCGAGTCGGAGGTCGAGATGGTGGACATGGTGTGCGCTGCCGTCAGGGACAGGGCCGCCGGGAACAAGCCGCTCGCCCGCCTCGAGGGCGCGCTCTACGACGCCGACGACTTGGTGGACGAGCTTGACTACCACCGCCTCCTTGACCTCAACCTTGACAGCCCGCCCGCTACAGCTTCATTAG TCGTCGGGCGCAACGACACGGCAGTACAATCTGCACACGCCGGCATGTTGGTCCAATCCTCTACTGCAGATTCGCCGG GTAATGGCTTGAGTCAGCATGATGACATATATGGGGCAGTGGTGGTGGATAATAACAAGGATAACAAGTCAAGGACAGATGGAGATATACGGAGTAGGCAGCGTGCCAAGACTCGATCTGCTGTATGGCAATACTTTGAGGTCTCGGAAGCAGATGAATTCGAAAGGCCCGCGAAAGCTAAATGCGTGAAATGTGGCTCAGAGCTCAACTGTGGATCCAAATACGGGACATCAGGCTTGAAACGCCATATCCGTACTGAGGCTTGTGGCAAGAAGAAAGAAGCAGCTGAGCAGGCGCTTATTCCTTCAAG CACTGGTGGTACAGGAAATGGTGAAACTGTTGCACTTGGTGATTCACGCCACACAAAAAGGAAGAGAATGGATGACGAGTCAACACACGCGACCAAAGCTAAAACACAATTTTGGAACAAGGTTGAATATTCGCATAGGATACGAGTAATAACTCGCCTGTTACAAGGCATATCAAGGGTTCTGAGTAAGGTTCTCAAGTTACATGGAACAGGCTTTGTTGCAAGCTCAAATCAGTATCCAAGTAAAACATCGAATCAACACCTACGAACATCAAGTGTTGTTCCAAGGAAAGTTTATGGAAGAGTTGCAGAGAAGGACTACATCATAAATTTCATGAGAGAATACAAACCCGATGGTCTATATGTTCTTCCTATTGTAGGCAGTGCAGGAATTGGGAAGACTACTCTTGCTCAGCTTGTATACAATGATCCAACCATGGCAGAGCGCTTTGACCAAAGGATATGGGTTTCGGTGTCTAACAACTTCGATGAAGTGAGACTCTCAAAAGAGATCTTAGATTGTGTCTCTCAGCAAACACATGAAGGACTATGCAGCTTTTCCAAGCTTCAGGAGGTCTTGAAGATGCATATCACATCAAAGAGGATTCTGCTTATTTTTGATGATGTCTGGGATGACTTCAACCTCTGCAGATGGAGCCAACTATTAGCTCCTTTGCAGTCTAACACTAAGGGCACTGTGATTCTTTTGACAACTCGAAACTTGTCTGTTGCACAAACTGTCTGTACAGTTGAACCATTCAAGTTATGTGATTTAGCATATGAGGAATTTTGGTCATTATTTAAATCATGTGCATTTGGTGATGAGAACTATGGCAGCAATCAAAATCTAAGCAGCATTGGACTGCGAATAGCAGAGAAGTTAAAGGGAAACCCATTAGCAGCTGTAACAGTAGGCGGGCTATTAAGGATGAACCTTACCATTGATCACTGGAATAACATTCTGAAGAACGAAGATTGGAAATCTCTGCAACTAAATGGAGGCATAATGACTTCTTTGAAGCGTAGCTATGATCAGCTCCCCTACCATTTACAACAATGCTTCTTATTTTGTTCTATATTCCCCGAGAGGTATCAGTTCCTTGATGAGGAATTGGTCCAAATTTGGATTTCAATGGGATATGTGAAGTGTGACAATTCAAGTAAGAGGCTTGAGGAGAAAGGAATGGACTATTTGGCTGATCTTGTGAACTTGGGCTTCTTTGAGCAAGTTGAAAGAGAAGACACCTATCCAGGTAGTCAAACTTGCTATGTTATTTGCGGTCTTATGCATGATTTTGCGAGGGTTGTCTCAAGAACTGAGTGTGCAACTATAGATGGCCTGCAGTGCTGTGAGATGCTGCCAACTATACGCCATTTGTCAGTAGTAAGTGATCCTGGATATAGCACAGATCAACATGCAAGCATACCTAGCAATAAGAAGTCTGAGAAGAACATGTTCGCCGGATGTACATCGCTGTGGAAATTGAGGACATTGGTATTCATTGGGCAGTATGACATGTTCTTCTTCAAATCCTCTCCAGATATATTCCAAGGGGCACATAATTTGCGCCTGCTGCAAATTTCTGCAGCACCTGCTGGTTTAAACCCTTTACTGTGCAGTTTGGTGAATTTGAAACATCTTCGCTACTTAGACATCAAAGCTGCTGATGGGCTTGGGGCTTTGCCTCAAATTTTGAGCAAGTTTTGCCATCTTGAAGTATTACATGTTGGCTCATACACCAATCCTACTATGCCTGTCAGGATTGACCATATTTTCAGGTTGCGGCATCTTGTTACAGAAGAGGAGGCATACTCTTCCATTGCTAACATTGGTAACCTGACTTCTCTTCAGGAGCTACCCAATTTTGTGGTTCAAACTTCCAGTGGCTATGAGATAAGACAACTCCAGTCCATGAAAGAGCTTGTACAACTTGGGGTGTCTCAACTTGAAAATGTTAAAACTCGAGAGGAGGCTTACGGGGCAGGACTCAGAGACAAAAACCACTTGGAAAAACTGCACTTGTCCTGGAAAGGTGCCTCGCCAGATGATGAATATGATAGTGACCTGAGCTCTGGTAATGATTGGTTGTCAGTAGAGGTTCTTGAGGGCCTTCAACCACCCACTAACCTAAAGCATCTGCAGATATCTGGGTACAGTGGGCAACTCTTCCCAACTTGGCTTGCCGACAGTATCTCAGTTACTTCTTTGCAGACTCTTCATATAGAGAGTTGTGGAAAATTGGAAATATTTCCTTCTCTTGTACAGCTTCCGTTTCTCAGAACGTTGAAGTTGATGGCAATGATTAGTGTTACAGAAGTATCATTTCCTTCGTTGGAGGAGCTGGTATTAATTCAAATGCCAAAGTTGGTTCGGTGTTCCTGCATTTCCACTCTGGACTTGAGCTCCAATTTAAGGTTTCTGCACATCAAGAGGTGTCCTGCACTGAAGATATTTCCTCTATTTGAGGTTTCCCAGAAATTTATAATCAAGCAGAAATCTTGGTTGCCCAGTATTAGGGAACTCATTATCCATGGATGTCCTAACTTATTGGTGCCACGTCCCCTTCCTCCTTCAATTACCATTTCCAAACTATCCATCGTCGATGTCCCAACACTCCCAAGGATAGAGGTGTCATCTGGTGACACACTAACAATTGGATCCAGGAGTGAGGGCTATGATAATTTTGATAGTTCTTCGGACATGATGACTGTACTGGATCGTGAAATTTTGGCATTCCACAACCTGAGGGGCCTCAGATACTTGCGTATAGACGGCTGCCAAAATCTAGTGTATATTTCATTCACAgaattagtgcaacttatttCTTTAAAGAGTTTGGAAATATGCTGCTGTCGAAAACTTTTCTCCTCAAAAGTTATGCCAGAGCATACCCGTGAAGATGTGACAGCTGCAGATCGCAAGCCCCTCCCATCTCTTGTCACTCTCAGAATTAAGTGTTGTGGAATAGTAGGGAAGTGGCTGTCTTTGATGCTGGGATATGTGCTGGCCCTAGCAGAATTGCTTTTAGAGGATTGTCCAGGAATAACACAGTTAGCGATAGAAGAGGAAGAAAACATTCAATCTTATTGTACCTCAGTTCCAGTGGATTCATCATCAGGAGGTTTAAATGACACATTTTTTACAAGCTCTGCTCAAGATGGACTCTTAAGCCTTCCACCGAATCTCATGTCCTCTCTCAAGAGGATGTCGATTCGGGAGTGCCCTCGTCTAGTATTTTGCGGGAACAACAAAGGCTTGTCTAGATTTACCTGCCTTGAGAAGCTAACAATCTGGGGATGCCCCGGGCTGCTCTCATCTTTGGTGGATAAAGATGGAAATGATGATGAGATGAACGGAAGATGGCTCCTGCCGAAATCACTTGTAGAACTTGAGATCCGTGGTGATTCACCAGAAATGCTGCAGCCCTGTTTTCCAGAGAATGTGAGCTGCCTCAAAAAAATGGAGGTGTGGTTCAGCCCAAGTCTGAGATCTCTACAGCTGCGTACCTGCATGGCACTGGAAGAGTTGATAATTGTAAACTGTAGATCACTCGCTGCACTAGAGAGCTTGCAATTGCTTGACAGCCTTAGGCATTTCAAAGTATTCAGATCCCCTGGCATGCTTCCATGTTTGGAGAATTTGTCTTTATGCCCTGGACTAGAAAGGCTTGTGATTGATGACCCTTCTGTCTTTACTGTGTCAATCTGCAAGCAACTCACCTCCCTCCAACGCCTAGAACTTGAAAAATGTGAATTTGTGACCAGACTAACAGAGCAGCAAGAGAGAGGGCTTCAGCTCCTGACATCCTTGCAAGAGCTGGAATTCCGGGATTGCCATGATCTCAAATATCTCCCAGGGGCATTGCACCGGCTTCCTTCGCTCAAGAAGTTGAAGATCAATGGTTGTTTGGGAATCTCAAGGCTGCCTGAACAGGGCCTTCCACTCTCGCTGCAGGAACTGGATATCAGCAACTGCAGCAAGGTGTTTAATGATCACTGCAAGTCTCTAGCAGCAGGGAAGCTAAAGGTCAAAATTGTTGGAAATACAGAAACTGTTTAA